TCACCCCGACTGCCAGCCGTAAACCAGAAATCACTGAACCCGTTAAAAACAACGTTTCAACGAAAGAGGCATCAGCCTCAGTGAATAGTTCTGCCGGTCAAACGAAAGCTACGATTCAAACGTCCGTTCGTTTGCGGGCGGAGGCATCCACTTCTTCCGAGATTTTAGGCTATATGAATACAGGGGATGTCGTTACAATTACCGATTCTAGCAACGCCTATTGGTTCAAGGTTACCACTGCTGATGGTACGGCAGGCTATGTCAGTTCGTCTCCACAATATATTCGTATTGGTGAGGGCGTTGTTGTGGAGCAGCCTGTAGCTGCTTCGGCGGTATCTGCCTCGGATACTACTGCTCTACCTGCGGCAGCATCTCCTGCGCCAGCGGTTAGCTTGCCTTCCGGTGATGCAGCGGCTGCAATCGAACAAGTTATTAACACAGGTATGACTTATCTCGGGACACCTTATGAATATGGTTCCGATCGTAACAGTACGGCTACTTTTGATTGCTCGGCCTTTACCCGCCAAATTTTCCGTCAGGCTGTAGGTATCCAGCTTCCGGCAGATTCGCGTTCACAGGGTGAGTGGATCAAACAAAACAGTCAGCCGAATACCGACATGACTACGCTCAAACGTGGCGATTTGCTCTTTTTCACAAATTATAATGCATCTTCCGGGACGTACGCGTCTCTGGATAATTCCTCCCAAACGATCACACACGTTGCTGTATATTTGGGAGACAACAAGCTTCTTCATACGTTTTCTGTAGCGGGTGGCGGCGTGAAAGTTACGGATTTCAGCAAACCTTGGCAGGACCGGTTCCTGTTTGGGGGCAGCGTGATCCAATAAAGCGTCGCAAACTGTAAAAAAGCTGCATCAAAAAAGGATGTTCCACAGCCCTGTAATCAGGTTGGAAACATCCTTTTCAGCATGTTCTGCATCCTCCTTGTTTTGTATATAATGTGGCATACTCGTGCCAGTTAGGCTCAGTTGCGAGATTCTGTGAAACATAGCGCCTGGGGCGGAGAAGAAGCAAGCTTCGACGTTGTTTCGCGTCTGAACGTAAAGGGTAACTATGCAATAATCATACACATCCTCGTGAAGGATGAAAGAGAGGTTATGCCATGTTAACACAGATTAGCATTTTTATTATTGCTATCGCCTTTGCAGTTCTCGTTATTTTTCTTATTAAAACACTTAAAGCAGCACAAGGCTCTCTGGATAAGGTGACTCAAACCTTGCAGGATGTACAAAAAACAGTCGATGAACTGAGCTATGAAGTAAAACAAACGGTTCGACATGCGAATGACATCACCGCAGACGTTGATCATAAATTAAAGCAAGTGGAGCCTGTGATGGAATCTGTTAAAAACCTGGGCGAGGTGCTCAGCGAAGTGACGCTGGCTGCCAAACAGGCGTCTAGCGCGTTAATGACCCGCTTTCAAAAGCCGCATAACACGGCGGATAAGACATCCAATGCAGAAACTGCGAACAAGTCAGTGAAACCGGACAGACCTTTAACTGCAACCGAACGGACGGTTCA
This DNA window, taken from Paenibacillus kribbensis, encodes the following:
- a CDS encoding SH3 domain-containing C40 family peptidase, which codes for MRRRVMGTLMTSAALLAAIHVSPGQVDAAASTASTGQKAVIQSAVKLRSNPSTTGDVVSFMKQGEAVTVLEKTNSYWYKVKTSGGVTGYTSSSDKYIKVGTTSAAATVTPTASRKPEITEPVKNNVSTKEASASVNSSAGQTKATIQTSVRLRAEASTSSEILGYMNTGDVVTITDSSNAYWFKVTTADGTAGYVSSSPQYIRIGEGVVVEQPVAASAVSASDTTALPAAASPAPAVSLPSGDAAAAIEQVINTGMTYLGTPYEYGSDRNSTATFDCSAFTRQIFRQAVGIQLPADSRSQGEWIKQNSQPNTDMTTLKRGDLLFFTNYNASSGTYASLDNSSQTITHVAVYLGDNKLLHTFSVAGGGVKVTDFSKPWQDRFLFGGSVIQ
- a CDS encoding DUF948 domain-containing protein, with amino-acid sequence MLTQISIFIIAIAFAVLVIFLIKTLKAAQGSLDKVTQTLQDVQKTVDELSYEVKQTVRHANDITADVDHKLKQVEPVMESVKNLGEVLSEVTLAAKQASSALMTRFQKPHNTADKTSNAETANKSVKPDRPLTATERTVQSYNATYEEPAGKPAKNWLSYVDIAASLWQKMRQ